Proteins from one Phocoena sinus isolate mPhoSin1 chromosome 8, mPhoSin1.pri, whole genome shotgun sequence genomic window:
- the TMEM80 gene encoding transmembrane protein 80 isoform X3: MLLYLSGMYYALYFLAMLLLAVYKSQVFTYPHSYLVFDLTLLFLMGILEAIRLYFGTKGNLMEAEVPLAASLVLTVGGALLSVYFLLWQTLVLWADSALSAVLLALHGLEAVLQAVAIAAFEG; encoded by the exons ATGCTGCTCTATCTGAGTGGAATGTACTATGCCCTTTATTTCCTAGCTATGCTCCTGCTGGCCGTGTATAAAA GCCAGGTGTTCACTTATCCTCACAGTTACCTGGTCTTCGACCTGACTCTGCTCTTTCTGATGGGGATTCTGGAAGCGATTCGGTTGTACTTCG GCACCAAGGGCAACCTGATGGAAGCCGAGGTACCGCTGGCCGCCAGCCTGGTCCTCACGGTGGGCGGTGCCCTGCTGTCCGTCTACTTCCTGCTCTGGCAGACCCTGGTGCTGTGGGCAGACTCGGCCCTCAGCGCCGTGCTCCTGGCGCTCCACGGCCTGGAGGCCGTCCTGCAGGCAGTGGCCATCGCTGCCTTCGAGGGCTAG
- the TMEM80 gene encoding transmembrane protein 80 isoform X2 — protein sequence MATRRCLGWTHVFAGPLDRWRSSPFCPLSPAMLLLAVYKSQVFTYPHSYLVFDLTLLFLMGILEAIRLYFGTKGNLMEAEVPLAASLVLTVGGALLSVYFLLWQTLVLWADSALSAVLLALHGLEAVLQAVAIAAFEG from the exons ATGGCCACCCGCAGGTGCCTGGGCTGGACCCACGTGTTTGCAGGGCCTCTGGACAGGTGGCGGAGCAGCCCCTTCTGTCCACTCTCCCCAG CTATGCTCCTGCTGGCCGTGTATAAAA GCCAGGTGTTCACTTATCCTCACAGTTACCTGGTCTTCGACCTGACTCTGCTCTTTCTGATGGGGATTCTGGAAGCGATTCGGTTGTACTTCG GCACCAAGGGCAACCTGATGGAAGCCGAGGTACCGCTGGCCGCCAGCCTGGTCCTCACGGTGGGCGGTGCCCTGCTGTCCGTCTACTTCCTGCTCTGGCAGACCCTGGTGCTGTGGGCAGACTCGGCCCTCAGCGCCGTGCTCCTGGCGCTCCACGGCCTGGAGGCCGTCCTGCAGGCAGTGGCCATCGCTGCCTTCGAGGGCTAG
- the TMEM80 gene encoding transmembrane protein 80 isoform X1, translating to MAASRRGRASSTVLSSLPLQMLLYLSGMYYALYFLAMLLLAVYKSQVFTYPHSYLVFDLTLLFLMGILEAIRLYFGTKGNLMEAEVPLAASLVLTVGGALLSVYFLLWQTLVLWADSALSAVLLALHGLEAVLQAVAIAAFEG from the exons ATGGCGGCCTCGCGGCGAG GGAGAGCTTCCTCCACGGTG CTCTCATCGCTCCCTCTTCAGATGCTGCTCTATCTGAGTGGAATGTACTATGCCCTTTATTTCCTAGCTATGCTCCTGCTGGCCGTGTATAAAA GCCAGGTGTTCACTTATCCTCACAGTTACCTGGTCTTCGACCTGACTCTGCTCTTTCTGATGGGGATTCTGGAAGCGATTCGGTTGTACTTCG GCACCAAGGGCAACCTGATGGAAGCCGAGGTACCGCTGGCCGCCAGCCTGGTCCTCACGGTGGGCGGTGCCCTGCTGTCCGTCTACTTCCTGCTCTGGCAGACCCTGGTGCTGTGGGCAGACTCGGCCCTCAGCGCCGTGCTCCTGGCGCTCCACGGCCTGGAGGCCGTCCTGCAGGCAGTGGCCATCGCTGCCTTCGAGGGCTAG